The following DNA comes from Fusobacterium sp. FSA-380-WT-3A.
ATCTCCTGATTCTTCAATATTTGGATATACTATATATGGATGTCTTAATACAATATCTCCAGTAGTAGCTCTAGTTATTTTATCTTGTTCTAATAATTCTAATGATCTATGGTATTTATCATTTCCCATTCCCATTCTCATCCAACGATCTCCGTCAACAAAAGAGTTTAAAGTAGCTACAACTTTTACAGTTTCTTTTTCTCTTCTAGCTGCTTCAATGCATACAGCTCCTCCAACTCCCCATCCAATTAATCCTATTTTATTTCTATCTACTTCAGGTTGAGCTTTTAAGAAGTTAATAGCAGCACATACATCCTCTACTTCTCTTTCTAGAGTTGTATATTTAGTTAATCCTTCAGATGGTTTGAATCCTCTGTAATCAAATCCCATACATACATATCCTCTTTTAGTTAAATCTCTAGCGAACATTGCTGGATATACTATGTTTAATCCTGTCCATCCTGAGTTAGCGATTACTGTAGGTCTTTTTTCTCCTTCTTTATAATCATCTGGTAGATAAATAGTTCCTATTAATTTATCTCCTTCACTGTAAAATACAACTTCTCTTTGTTTCATTTTACTTCCTCCTGTTTGATTTTATATTTACTATGTTTTATTTTTTATCTTTATCTTTATGTCATAATTATATATCAACTTTTTCTTTTTGTCAACCATTTTTTTAAAAAAAGTTTATTTATTCTTTTTTTGATAAAAAATATATTTTTTTTAATAATAATATAAAAAATTAATCTTTATTATGGTAAATTATTTTATAAAAATATTAATACAAATACCTACTATTGTAAGAAATGATATTAGAATAAAAATTACTTTTATAAATTTTACCCCTTTTGATATAGCATATTTTGCTCCTAATTGTCCACCTAAAAACATTAATATTCCCATTGGTATAGAATAAAGATAATTAATTTTTCCTAAATATATAAATGATAATAAACCAGAAAAAGTAGATATAAAACTAATAATTTTAGCATTAGCAGAAGCTGTAACAAAATCATATTTGTAAATTTTTATAAACATAAGCATCATTAGTCCACCACTACCAGGACCAAAAAATCCAGAATAAAAGGCTAATATAAAAGACCAAAAAGTTCCAAGAAAATTTATTTTTTTATTTATTTTAATAAATTCGTTTTTTAGTCCTAGATTTTTATTTAATAGAGTGTAAATTAATGTAAAAATTAATAAAATTAATACAATATATTCTAAAATATCTTCTTTTATTAAAGTTGCAGTTTTTGCTCCTAATATTCCACCAATAAAGGAAATGATTATTGGATATTTTAAAATTTTTAGATTAATTTTTCCTAATAATATGTATTTTAAACTACTTCCTAAACATCCAAAAGTTACAGCGAATTTATTTGAACCTAAAGCATAATGTAAAGGTATTCCAGATATCATATATGCTGGTAAACTTATAACTCCACCTCCACCTGCAATAGCATCTATAAAAGCAGCTAAGAAACAAGAGAAACTTAAAAAAATAAAAATATTTAAATCAAATTCCATTAAAGCCTCCTAAAAAAATAATCCTCTAATATTAACTAGAGGATTATTTTTAATATAAATTTTATAATATACTTATTTTTTTCCTATAATTTCTGCTTCACCAGGTCTTAAAGCATCCATTGGCAAATTATAAGAACCATATTTAATTTTACATAATAGTAACATTCCTACAGCTATTGCAGTTAGTATTATTCCTATAGGAATGACTCCTATAGATACACAAAACACAGGAACCATTGTTATTAAGAATAATTCAATGATTGATTGTAGAGTATATGCAGTTCCAAAATCATCTAATGTACCACTCTTCATTTCAGGGTCTACTATTCTTAGTAAAGTGACTCCCACTGCTACAACTCCAGTTATATATCCAAAAATAAATATAGATCTTTCAAACCAGAAATTTCTAAATAACTTTCTAGCAACATAGAATACTAAAATTATAGGCCAACCAGTACCTATTATACATAAAACTAATATAGGCCCTATAAAATCTAAAACTACTGATACCTGAATTGTTGCTACCCCAAAAGCAACTAAATAATCTGTTACCCCACTTCCTATTCTATCAATAACTCTTTTATCTACATATGAACCGTAACCTATTTTATTTAATAATGCTTGGATAAATACTCCAACTAACATAGCTACACACATTAAAGGAACTTCTATATTTGGAAAATATTGTTTATAAAAACTATAAATTGCAAATCCGATTCCTGTTGTCATAAGTATAAGGCCAATATGCCAAGCTAATGGGTCCATTGCCATTGGATGTACTGTTTCATCCCCCATTGTTTGTCTTTTTTCAACTGGAATCATACCTGTTTTACATTCTTCTGGAAGAGAACCAATACTTTCTATCAATTTAGTAGCTCTTTTTCTAGTTGCATAGTTTATACAAATTATTCCTCCAAATATTCCAACTAATAATCCAATAGTAGCAAATGTCTGTCCTATTACTACTCCATCAGTTCTGTTTAATAGAGTATTTAATGTTCCACCTATAGCAGCTGCATAACCATGTCCCCCCATAAATCCTGATGGTAAAAGAATTGCTATTTCAGTAAAAACACTTGGGAAAAAAACTTTCATTAGGATACCACCCAATAAACAAGCTAGTCCAAAACACATAAATTCACTTGACATATTTATTAAGAATGTATCTCCAACTTTATGGACAGTTTCTTTTAAATTAAATTTTTCCTGTTTTCCTAAAAATATTCCAGCAAATAAAACACAAACTAATAAATAAGCGTAAGAACCTGTTTGAGAACTAAAAGGTAGAATATTTAAGAATTGTGGACCCCCAAATAATCCTAAAAAACCAGCAACCAATGATGATGGAATGTAGTAATTTTGTAAAAATTTAATTTTACTTCTCATCATTTGAGCTATGAATAATAAACCTGACATAATACAAAAATCTAATAACATTGACCATGCTGTAAA
Coding sequences within:
- a CDS encoding sodium/glutamate symporter, which encodes MQFTAWSMLLDFCIMSGLLFIAQMMRSKIKFLQNYYIPSSLVAGFLGLFGGPQFLNILPFSSQTGSYAYLLVCVLFAGIFLGKQEKFNLKETVHKVGDTFLINMSSEFMCFGLACLLGGILMKVFFPSVFTEIAILLPSGFMGGHGYAAAIGGTLNTLLNRTDGVVIGQTFATIGLLVGIFGGIICINYATRKRATKLIESIGSLPEECKTGMIPVEKRQTMGDETVHPMAMDPLAWHIGLILMTTGIGFAIYSFYKQYFPNIEVPLMCVAMLVGVFIQALLNKIGYGSYVDKRVIDRIGSGVTDYLVAFGVATIQVSVVLDFIGPILVLCIIGTGWPIILVFYVARKLFRNFWFERSIFIFGYITGVVAVGVTLLRIVDPEMKSGTLDDFGTAYTLQSIIELFLITMVPVFCVSIGVIPIGIILTAIAVGMLLLCKIKYGSYNLPMDALRPGEAEIIGKK
- a CDS encoding alpha/beta hydrolase, with the translated sequence MKQREVVFYSEGDKLIGTIYLPDDYKEGEKRPTVIANSGWTGLNIVYPAMFARDLTKRGYVCMGFDYRGFKPSEGLTKYTTLEREVEDVCAAINFLKAQPEVDRNKIGLIGWGVGGAVCIEAARREKETVKVVATLNSFVDGDRWMRMGMGNDKYHRSLELLEQDKITRATTGDIVLRHPYIVYPNIEESGDFYIDSTLKKLNGGVGGKADEDAGESFPTPMSTAIGDSFFRFNVEYALSKLECGVFVGHGKYNELHDKIEAEEAYRLANGPKELYFVEGKHNEWMFDNDPKLVGLMDALSAFFAKFI
- a CDS encoding TSUP family transporter — translated: MEFDLNIFIFLSFSCFLAAFIDAIAGGGGVISLPAYMISGIPLHYALGSNKFAVTFGCLGSSLKYILLGKINLKILKYPIIISFIGGILGAKTATLIKEDILEYIVLILLIFTLIYTLLNKNLGLKNEFIKINKKINFLGTFWSFILAFYSGFFGPGSGGLMMLMFIKIYKYDFVTASANAKIISFISTFSGLLSFIYLGKINYLYSIPMGILMFLGGQLGAKYAISKGVKFIKVIFILISFLTIVGICINIFIK